GAATTTTTATTTCTGGGATCTTTTTTAATTATGTTTAGTCACCGGGAAAAGCGTCTGGGTGATTGGGCGGCTGGTACAATTGTGATTGAGGCAGAAAGAGCGATCGCCTCAGCAACTTTCACAATTTCTGAACAAGCTAAGTCGCTTTATACAGAATTACTCAGCATTGCCGATTTATCTCAACTACTACCAGATGATTTTGCCATAATTCGGGAATATTTGCAGCGACGCGGCGCAATGGCAGCCAAATCAAGAGTTGCTCTTGCTTCTAAGTTAACTCAACAAGTTGCAGCTATTATTAACTTAGATCAATTGCCAGAAGTCCCTCCTGATATATTTCTAGAGGCTATTTACTTAGCTTATCAACACAAAGAATTTTAGTATTTTCTCTGCTGGCGGCGCGGATGGGTGGGTGTAGAAAATCAAGGTTCAAGCAAAATCGCTGTATTCCTTTTAGTACAAGCTTTTGCAGAAAAATTTAATTAAAACCCGCCGCGTGCCTTGCACAGTAAATATTTCAGCTATTTTCTTTCAATCAACTGACTTTTACTTGTGTTAAAATCAGCCCATCCGCGAAATCGAACCTTGAAAACTAAATATAGTCAGCTTTTCTGGTTCCTGCATTGCAATTTCAACTAATCCCTATTAGGGATTGAAACAGCCGTTCCTAATATTTTTATATGAATAATTACTTGCAATTTCAACTAATCCCTATTAGGGATTGAAACGAAAAACATCAGGATATGTCGAATGTACATTGTATATTGCAATTTCAACTAATCCCTATTAGGGATTGAAACAGCAATTGGAAGGCGATCGCTCCAAGTAGTTATGATTGCAATTTCAACTAATCCCTATTAGGGATTGAAACAATATCTAAAATGAGATTGCGCCCGACGCTGACGACATCGGATTGCAATTTCAACTAATCCCTATTAGGGATTGAAACACTGAGAGATATTGCTAAACACACCAAGAAAAAATCATTGCAATTTCAACTAATCCCTATTAGGGATTGAAACAGGTTGTTCGGGGTTTTGAGTTTGATTTGCTCCTAATTGCAATTTCAACTAATCCCTATTAGGGATTGAAACTAATTTTTCTCGAACCAATGCCTCATCTCTAAAACCAGTCAAAATGGCTGTTCCATCTTTAACAAAAAGCGGACGTTTGAGCAGCATTGCATCAAATGCAAATGCGTCAATCCATTGTTGTTCAGTCCAAGTCTTTTTTTCTTCGCCTAAAGCGCGGTAAGATTGCCCAGAGGTATTTCGCATGGGAGCATAACCCAGAGATTTTACCCAATTTTGGATTTGCTCACGGGTAGGTGGATTATCTTTAGTATTGATAAACTCATAGTCAATTTGGTTATTTTGCAGCCAAGTTAGAGCTTTTTTACAAGTACCGCAATTAGGAATGCCGTAGACTTTAAGAGGCATAAAAAAAGTTGAGTAACAGTTTCCAGACATAACATTAACAGTTATCAGTGGTCTAATATCTGCTTTTCTCTGGGTCATATCATGTCCGGTAAATTACTTGTGATATGTCCGCCGTGATTGCAACGAAGTGGAACGACGCGATCGCCTGGACTCTGCGATTACTTCGCTGCGCTCGTAATGACAAGCATTTAGCCGGACTTGATATTATTCCATTGCCAAAAACTAGGAATTATTTGCTCCTAATTGAAGGCTATAAAGATTGGCATAGACTCCTTGTTGTTCTATGAGTTCTGTATGAGTTCCTTGTTCGACTATTTGTCCTTGTTGAATGACTAACACCTGATCAGCCTGAGTCACGGTGCTGAGACGGTGAGCAATGACAAAGCTGGTGCGATTTTTTAACAAACGAGCGATCGCACTCTGCACTAGTGTTTCTGTACGAGTATCAATACTACTAGTTGCTTCATCTAAAATCAAAATTCGTGGATTAATCAACACCGCACGGGCAATACTAATTAGTTGGCGCTGTCCTTGACTCAGGGGCGCACCTCTTTCACCTAATTGGGTGGCGTAACCTTGTGGTAGTGAGGTAATGAACTCATGCACATTTGCCAATTGAGCCGCACTTTCTATATCGGCTTGGCTGGCGTAAGGAGCGCCAAAGGCAATATTTTCGGCGACAGTCCCACTGAACAAAATATTATCTTGTAAAACAATGCCAATTTGACGGCGCAAACTAGCTTGCGTCACACTCCGCACATCAATGTTATCTATTTTGACTGCACCACCAGACACATCGTAAAAACGCAATATTAGGTTAATAATAGTCGTCTTACCTGAGCCTGTTGACCCTACTAGTGCAATCATTTGCCCAGGACTAGCGTGTAAATTCACTCCTTTGAGAACCAGTTGCTCTGGGTTATAGCCAAAGGTGACATTCTCAAATCTCACCTCGCCTTGAATAGCGGGCATTTCTGCTGCATCTGGCGCATCTTGGAGTTTGGCTGGTTCATCTAACAGCAGAAAAATTCGCTCTAATCCGGCAAAGGCTGATTGAGCTTGGGTGTAAAACTGGCTGAGAATTTGGATGGGGCGAAAAAATTGCTGGACGTACAGTAAAAACGATGTGACGACACCAACTGTGGCGGCTCCGGTGACGGCGAGATAACCACCAAATGCTAGTACACCTGCGGTTGCGAGGGTATTGAGAAAATCAATCGACGGTAAAAAGGCCGCCGTAATAGCCACCGCTTCAACATTCGCATCTCGATTAGCAGCGTTGAGAATATCGAATTCTTGAATATTGACTTGTACACGATTAAATGCTTGGGCTTCGCGCACACTGCTAATATCTTCTTCTAACTTGGCGGAAAGGTCGCCAATTGTTTGGCGTGTAACGCGAAATCTGGCTCTCGCCCACCGGGAAAATAAACTAGTAGTAAAAATCATCAGTGGCACAACTAGGTTGCTCAACAAGCCGAGTTGCAAATTAATTGTCAGCATCGCAATAACAATACCCACCAAACTGAAAACGTTACCCAACATTTGGGCGACGGTTTGACCAAATGCCTGATTTACGGTATTAACATCATTCAATAAGCGACTCATTAAATCGCCGGCTTCACTGCGGTCAAAAAAGCTGAGTGGTAAACTCTGAATTTTCAGAAAAATATCTTGTCGCAGTTGTGCCAACAATCGCTGCATAATCCAGCCGACGCGAACAATTTGACCACGGGTTGCCGAAATACCCAGTACATAGATTAGTGCTAGTAATCCTAACAACAGCAACAACCCCGGTAAATTACCTTTGGCAATGAGATGGTCAATAGACCAACCCAGTAAGAACGGCCCGATCGCCTGCGTTGATGCACCAATTAGTACTAATGTCAAGGCAATCGGAATTTCTTTACGATAGGGACGCAGATATTGTAAAAAGCGCCGTAAGGTTGAGAGTTGCTGAGTTGCCAGTTGCTCGGATGCAACAATCGGGCCTGTAGCTCTCATAAGAATTTAGGATTTTAGATTATAGGTTGGAGATAGGAAATTGTTGTCTGCGGCTGGCTAGGAATTAATTATTTGTCGCAATTATTGTTTGTTTTACGTTGACAAAACCTTTCAAATCATCTCATAAATGTGCTGCGGAAATCATATTTGATTTTGGCACGAGAGTTGTAGATGGCAAGCAACGCACTCCTTTCCCAGGGTAAGGGCGAATGACTACGTTATTTGTTCTGTCTGCTTGATTTGAGATTCCAAAATTGCGCCATAAAGTGGGCTGGTTTGCATCAATTCTTCATGGGTTCCTTGGGCTACTAATAAACCTTTATCTATCAACAAAATGCGATCGGCATTTTTGACTGTACTAATGCGTTGCGCTACTACAAAGGTGACACAAGCTTTTTGCTGCATTAAATTATCTAGTTCAGCTTGAATCTGGGCGGCGGTTTTCGCATCTACCGCAGAGGTACTATCATCCAAAATCAGAATACTGTAATCGGTGAGCAAGGTACGGGCGATCGCTATCCGTTGTTTTTGTCCGCCAGATAAGCCAACACCGCGCTCACCGACAATTGTTTCGTAGCCATCGGGCAAGCTAATAATAAAATCATGAATCTGGGCAGTTTTTGCTACCTCTATTACCTGTTCTAAGGTGGCTTTGGGTTTGGCGTAGGCGATATTTTCGCGGATAGTGCCAGAGAATAAAGTTGTTTCTTGAAAGACAATGCCGATATGCGATCGCAAACTTTGCAGGGTAAAATCCCGCACATCCCGCCCGTCAATACGGATGGCTCCCCCAGTTACATCATAAAAGCGGGGAATCAAGTTCATAACTGTGCTTTTGCCGGAACCTGTCATGCCCAGAACAGCAATTAATTCTTTGGGCTTGGTTTCAAAGGAAACATTTTTCAGCGCTTCGGTTGTGGCTCCCGGATAGCGAAAGGAGACGTTTTCAAAGGTAATTCTGCCGCCACAAATTTCAAATTGTTGGGCATGAGGGCGATCGCGGATTTCAACTGCGGCATCTACTACTTCAAATACTCGTGTCGCCGAGGCTGCGGCTTGGGCGATCGCTGGGGCGGCAAAACCAATTAATAAAATAGGTTGAAAAATTAACACTAAGTAAGAATTAAACGCCACCAATTCCCCAATAGAAAAGCTATTGCCAATTACCTGGCTTCCCCCATAGCCAAACACTGCCAGCGTTACCAAGTTACTCAGCAAAAAGATAAAAGGAAAGGTATTACGGATAGCACGAATCGTCTGCATATTTGCTGTGACGAGGCCATCGTTCAAGGTGGTGTAACGCGACTTTTCGGCGGACTCCCGCACAAAGGCTTTAACTACACGTATCCCTAGCAAATTCTCTTGTAAAACAGCATTTAAATTCCCCAATTGCTGTTGTATTTGTCCAAACAGTTGGTTATTCTGACCAATGAATTGTGCCATCAACCATGCTGATATCGGTACTACCGATAGTGTAATTAAAGCGAGTTGCCAATTCATCACGAGCAAGATTACCGCAATGGCTACCAATGTCACCAATCCCCCAATCACCTGAATCAAGCTAGTACCGACAAATGTGCGGATTAGCTCAATGTCACTAGTCACACGGGTTAACAATTGGGAGGTTTGCGATTGGTCATGATAGCTAAAACTGAGATTTTGAATTTTGCTGAAAATTTTGTTGCGTAAATCATAAGCGACACCTTGAGAAGCGGCTTCTGCCAAATAGCTTTGACCAAAGTTAAACAAACCGCGGGCGATCGCCGCTACTACCATCCAAGCCGCACTGTAAAGCACTATCTGTAAGTTTCGCGGCGCAATCCCTTGATCAATTCCCCAACGAAATAATTGCGGAGTTACAGCATTTGCCACTGTCAATAATAAGACACTGATCAAAGCTCCCAATGAAATCCAGCGGTAATTGCCTAAACTCTCTAGTACCCGCTGAATTGAACGCATCGACGAAGTTTGCCGGAGTTCTGGTCGTTGCACCAATTGTCGTCACCTCAACATCTTACACTTCTAAATCGGAAACTCTTGGGAGGGCTTGGTGTAATCTTGTATTTTAAGTCTGTTTATTTAATTATTAATTTTTTCCCTGACACCCTTACACCCATTCTCATTCCCTATTTCCGCACAGTCACCACTGGTAATTGTACTGTGACAGTCGTACCTGATGCAGCATCAGAAGAAATAGAAAATTCTCCACCATGAGCATTGACAATGCGTTTCGTAATCGCCAGCCCCAGTCCAGTACCAGCAGATTTTGTTGAGAAGAATGGCTGAGTGAGTTTAGAGAGAATTTCTGAAGGAATTGGCTCACCGCCATTACAAACATTGATGCAAACTTGACCTGGAGATGAATTTTTCACTTCCCAAATAATCACATCTCCTGAAGCAACTGCTTCACAAGCATTACGCACAACATTGATAAATACTTGTTTGAGCTTATCTTTATCTCCTAAAATTTTGACTGGATGTGGACTGGGGATAAATTCAATTTTGTGTGAGAGTGCTTCTGGCATTTCTCTAATTAATTGCTGCAATTCCTGAATAAACTCATTCACATCTAATTCACCCAGTTGCAACACTTGGGGTTTAGCATAAAGCAAAATTTCACTCAGCAGATTTTCTAACCGTGTAGCTTCGCTCAGTGCTAACGATAATCGCTCTTTAGCTGCTGAGTTTAATATAGTTTTTTTGAAGTAGTTTAATCCCATGATCATTGTCGTCAAGGGATTCCGAATTTCATGGACAATCATGGCTGCAAACTCGCCAATAGCCGCGAGTCGTTCTTGTTCTACCAGCTTGGCTTGGGCTGTCCGCAGTTCGGCAGTGCGTTTTTCTACTTCAGACTCTAAAACTTGATTAAATTTGCACTGTTGTTGGTAGAGATAATAATTATCAATGGCTGTAGCTGCCCGTTCTGCAAATACTTCGGCAACTTGAATTTCTTCTTTTATAAACTCTCTTTGCTGGCGATGAAAAGAGCAGATAGTCCCAATTACTTTTCCTTCTGCTGTCCGTAATGGTATGCCTAAATAAGCATAGTAACCTTCGGGAATCTGCCCATACTCAGGATTTTTTACCGCATCTTCTACTGCTAAGGGGCGACCAATTTCGATTACAGTCCCAGTGAGTAAACCATGTAGTGAATAGACATGTTCACCCTCACCCATATCAATACTACTAGCTAGTACTTGCTCAAAACCTTTTTGGCACACGGTCACAACTGACCAATCTACTTCTAGTAATTCACTAACTCCACAGGCAATACTCTGTAGGTAACTATTTAGCTCCCCAGATCGATAGTTCAAACAGGATAAAAATGCGATCGCTCGTCTTTCGCGCTGCCATAGTTGCTTTTGCAACAAACTTGTTTTACCACTGGCTTTGCTCATATTTGCCTGTTGCAGAAGTTAATATTTTTTTAATAATCATTAATCCTAAGTTCAAAATCTTCTCCAGTAATTATCCTGGACATATATCATAATTTAACTAACTTTGGATTTTCGATTTAATCATAAGAAATAATACTGGAATTACATCCTAATTTCTACTATTGATTAATAAATATTTGATTAAATTAATAAATTTTAATAACATCTCAATTAAAGAGTAAATTCGTTAAATAGTTCCTGAATATTATCTACTAATAATATAGAGGTTAATCTAAGATTAATACATAGTTAACAATTAGCTAAGTTTTAAGCTATTGCAAAGTTACGATGAAAATATAGCGGTAGTCAGATATGTTAGGACAATTTGAAAGCTTGAATGCCAGGAATAATAAAACTTTTTCTCCAGCATAGCTGCCTTCTGCGATAAATCTGCGACGCAGAACTGATATCAGTTATCATTCCGTGTATCTGTGCAGAAACCGGAAAACCCTCTTCTCATCTGTCTCTTTGTAAGCTAATCAGCATTTAAGCTGCACTATTGAAATTGTAAATAAATGACTTAAACCCTCTCCTCTGCCCCTCTGCTCACGCCAGTCGCTACAAGTCGGGGAACCCGCCCAACGCGCTGGCTCCCCTGCGGTCTAAACTGCAAACTAGGTGCTTAACAGCTTATGTGATCACCCGTAATCTTAGTCTCTTATTAATAAAAAACAGTATTTACACTGTCGGCAATTGTAAAAAATAAAGCGAATATTTTGATAGATATTATACTCGTTATGTCAAAAATAACGGGAATTAACTAGATAACTAGTCTGGCAGAATAAATTTTCTAGTTACGTTGGCAAGTCCTATTTGTCAAGGACTACAGCGACTTCGAGCGCCGAGAAAAATGACTCAATATTCATGCGTGGGTATTTAAGTGTGAAGACAGAATTGATAATTAATTATACGCACAGACATATACAAATTTGTCAACCGCGCATAATACCACTGAAGCCTTTAACATTCAGCTTTGTTATTGCAGCAGTATTGTGCAATTATCATCAGGCGATCGCCCAAACTTCTAATCCTCAGACCTTACCATCTGGAAGGATTGAAGAGATTTCTGTTCCTTCCTTACCTTCAGATGCACTACCGCAACCATCAGACCAAGAGCCATTACTTCCACCTGTGCAGTTACCTGGTGAAGCGACACCCACAGAGGATGATTCTAATGCCAAATTCCGGGTTGATCGCATTGAAGTTGTTGGTAGTACAGTATTTAAACCAGAAGATTTTGCCCCAATTACAGCCCCTTTTGTGGGACGAGAAGTAACCTTTGCAGACTTATTACAAGTCAAAGAAGCCATCAGTAAGTTCTACACAGATAAAGGCTATGTCACTACAGGGGCTTTAATTTCACCGCAAACAGTAGATGCGGGAGTGATCAAAATTCAGGTGGTTGAAGGTAGTTTACAAGAAATCCAAATTGTCGGGAATCGGCGATTAAATAGCAACTACATTCGCGATCGCATCCGCATTGGTGCAGGAAAACCCCTAAATGTGCCACGCTTACTGGAAAAGCTGCAACAACTCCGACTCGATCCACGCATTAAAAACATCTCTGCGGAATTGCAAACTGGTACAACTCCCGGAACGAATATTTTACGTGTCGAAGTTCAAGAAGCCGACACCTTCACAGCTACAGTCACCTTAGATAATGGGCGATCGCCCAGTGTTGGTAGTTTTCGCCGGGGTATAGATGTACAAGAAGCCAATTTACTGGGTTTGGGAGATACCTTGAGTGTAGGTTATACCAATACCGATGGCAGTAATACAATCGCTGCTAGTTACACATTACCCGTTAATGCTTACAATGGCGCTTTATCCTTTAGTGTTAACCAAGGCTGGAACAACGTCATTGAAAAACCATTTAGCGTTCTCGATATTCAGTCAAATAGCACCGCTTACGAATTCGGATTTAGACAACCATTACTGCAAAAGCCAACCCAAGAATTAGCGGTGGGGGTATCCTTCTCACGTCAAGAAAGTCAAACAAAAATCGGTCTAGATAATATTGGCGGCTTTCCTTTATCGCCTGGTGCAGATGATAATGGTAAAACCAATATTTCTGCCTTGCGCTTTACCCAAGAGTATACCCAACGCAGCAGTAGACAAGTTTTTGCCGCGCGATCGCAATTCAGTTTGGGAGTCGATTGGTTTGGAGCCAATGTCAGCAACGAGGCTCCCGATAGCCGCTTTTTTAGTTGGCGGGGACAAGCACAGTGGGTACAACAATTCGCACCAGATACCCTGTTTTTAACTAGAGGCGATTTACAAATAGCCGCAGATACCCTCGTACCTTTAGAGCAATTTGGTCTGGGTGGACAGCTAAGTGTGCGGGGCTATCGCCAGGATACATTACTCACAGATAACGGTATCTTGTTTTCCTCAGAATTTCGATTTCCGATTGTGCGTGCTAACAAAATCCAAGGAGTCCTACAACTAGCACCTTTTATTGATGTTGGTAAAGGCTGGAATACCAAAGGTAACAATCCCTCTTCAAGCACATTAGTAGGTGCTGGGTTAGGGCTGTTGTGGAAACAAGGTAATAACTTCTCCGCCCGTTTGGATTGGGGAATTCCGCTGATATCAGTGGATGGTGCAAAAGAAACTCTCCAAGAAAATGGTTTGTACTTTTCTATGCAGTATTCGCCATTTTGATAGCAAAAGTGGCGTTGCATCAATGCGGGATTGTCATGGCGAGTGCAACGAAGTAGAACGACGCATTACTACCCTGCGGGAAGCCGCGCGTCTGCACTTACTTCGCGATCGCTACGTACCCTACTAGTTCGCCGTAATCCCAATTCACAAAAATCTTGATACACATGCAAGAACTTGTAGGAGCAAACGGCTTTCTGTCCAGTGTGATACGCGGGTTTTCTTACTTGAGTAAACTGTTCAATTCTGATTGAGAATTGCTGTATGCACATAAATTTTGTCAATCTCCCTGTCTCAATCATTTTGTGAATTGGTATGACTGCATTGGGAACAATAAACACGTAATAAAAAACAAGAAATCGGTTGATGAAATTAACTTTTGTTGGGTTTTACTTTCTCGGTGCAATCTGCATATCTGCAATTTACAACAATTGTGTTCAGGCGCAAGTAATACCTGACAACACTCTTAATACTGCTGTGAGTGGTAGTAGTAATTACACCATCATCAACGGCACTCGTGTCGGCAATAATTTATTTCATAGCTTTAGCCAATTCTCTATACCTACAGGCGATTCTGTTCTGTTTAATAATTCCACTACCGTAGAAAACATCTTCACCCGTGTCACAGGTGGGAGTGTGTCGAATATCGATGGCACAATCAGCGCCAACGGTAGTGCTAATTTATTCTTGCTGAATCCTGCGGGGATTTTGTTTGGAGCTAATGCTAAATTGAATATTGGGGGTTCTTTTGTTGGTACTAGTGCAAATAGCATAGTATTTGCAGACAGGTTAAAGTTTAGCGCCACCGATACTACATCGCCAGCCTTATTAACAATGAGCGCCCCTGTAGGTTTGCAACTTGGTAGCAATCCAGGCGCGATTACCGTTCAAGGAGCCGGACACAATGCTAACTTCAGTGCATCGTCATCAATATCTGGACTCAACCTCGGTACAAGAGGATTACAGCTACAATCTGGCAAAACCTTAGCATTAGTGGGTGGGAATATTGCCTTAAATGGAGGCTTACTCTCGGCACCAGGAGGACAAATAGAACTAGGTAGCGTCAGTAACGCCAATGTTGTTCTCAATTCCACTTCTCAAGGCTTTACCCTGAGTTATCCCAATACAGCAAGTTTCGGCAATATTACCCTCACCCAACGAGCTTTAGCATCTACACGCGATCTCAGTCGAGGAAATGGCGGATCTGTCAATATTCAAGGCAAGCAAGTAAGTATCCGCGATGGTTCTTTGGTATTAGTCCAAAATCGGAGTAATCAAGCTGCTGGTAATATTGTTGTTAATGCTACAGAATCATTGGATATTATCGGTAAGTCACCTAATTTTGCGAGTTCTAGCAGTTTAGTCAATGACACAGTATCTTCTGCCGCAGCAGGGCATATCATCGTCAATACCCCAAAGTTAAATATTGATCAAGGTGGTTACATCATCAACCGCACATTTAGTGCCGCCTCTGGGGGCAAAATTATCATCAATAGTGATGCAGTGGATGTCAATGGTTTTGCATTAGGCGATCCTTCACCTTTTCGAGCCGTTAGTCAAATATTAACCGCTTCTTTTGGTAAGGGAAAGGGCGGAGATATTTCCATTACCACGCAAGATTTATCTATTTCAGCGGGAGCCAATATAGCCGCTAGACCTTATTCTTCAGGTAAGGGCGGCGATGTGAATATCACAGCAGATACAATTCTGGTGACAGGTGAAGGAACTCCAAAAGGTAGTTATTTTAGTTTACTTTCTGCTGCAACATTCGGGGTTGGCGATGCCGGGAATTTGGACATTAAAACCCGTAAGCTATCGGTTCAAGCTGGTGGTAGAGTATCGGCTTCGAGCATAATTCTCGGAAATGCAGGTTCACTGACTATCAACGCGTCAGAATCGATTGATGTGAGTGGGATGAAACCTGGAGAAACCCCCAGTTATATTGGTAGTGCTGTTCTACCTGTAGGCGCTTTTAGTAAAATTTCCCGCGCTAATGCAGGTAACACTACTATTAACGCCCCACTTGTTACTGTCTCTGATGGTGCGACGATTTTTGTTCAAAATACTGGCTCTGGGACAGCGGGCAATTTGCAAATTAATGCCAATACCCTCACACTCAAGAATGGTGGAAACCTTTTAGCTTCCACAAAAGCAGGCGAAGGAGGTAACATCAACTTGCAACTACGAGATTTACTACTTATGCGTTACGGTGGTTTTGTTAGCGCCGAAGCAGATGGTAGTGGCAATGGTGGCAATATTAGTATTAATGCTCCGGTGATTGTTGGGCTGGAAAATAGTGACATTATTGCCAATGCAGTACAAGGAAAGGGTGGCAATATTATCATTACAACTCAAGGTATTATTGGTCTACAATTCCGCGATACCCTGACTCCAAGAGAAGATTTGACTAATGATATTACAGCCAGTTCCGCATTTAATGTCAATGGCACGGTGGAAATTAATAACATTGGTGTTGACCCAAATTCAGGTTTAGTAAAACTACCAGCAAATGTGACTGATCCATCACAGCAAATAGCGAGTGGTTGTTCCGCTAATCCCAGTAGTAGTTTTGTCGCTACCGGACGAGGTGGGATACCACAAAATCCCACACAGGAAATTAGGAGCGATCGCGCTTGGTCTGATGTCCGCGACATCTCTGCATTCAACAAAACACAACAAGTCCAAGCCCAAACACCCAAATCACCAGAAACTCTTGTCCAAGCCACTTCTTGGCATCGTAATACCCAAGGCAAAATTGAATTAATTGCAGCTAAATCTTCTACAAATGTTCAGCCATCGTTAAGCTGTGCAGCAGTTCCCAAAAGTTAAATCTTCATAGTATTACAACTCTCATCTGGGAACACTAAATTACCTGTAGAAAATTAGAGATGAATTGATGAAAGTAAGTTTTGCTAACTTGGGCTTCATTGGTGCAATTTTTCTATCTATGATTTGCAACAGTAGTGTTCAAGCGCAAGTCAAACCTGATGGCACTCTCAATACCATTGTGACTGGCAGTAATAGTTACACCATCACGGGAGGCACTGTTGTTGACAAGAATTTATTTCATAGCTTCAGCCAATTTTCGATTCCCAGCAACGGCTCTGTCACCTTCAGCTATAGTGGCAATATCCAAAACATTTTTAGTCGTGTCACTGGCAATAGTGTTTCTGACATTGATGGAAGCATTAACGCTAGTGCAAATCTATTTTTACTCAACCCTGCGGGGATTATTTTTGGTAAAAACGCCAGTTTGAATATTAGTGGTTCCTTTGTAGCGACAACTGCCAATAGCATTAAGTTTGCTGATGGAACTGAATTTAGTGCAGTTAGTCCGCAAACAAACACATTGTTAACTATGAGTGTGCCTATTGGACTACAAATGGGGAATTATCCTTCACCTATACAAGTTCAAGGTACAGGACATAGCTTAAATAGTATCAATAGTTTTTCTCCTTTAATTCGTAATCCTAGCTCAACAAAATTGCAAGTACAGTCAGGCAAAACCCTGGCACTGGTGGGTGGTAATATCAATTTGAATGGCGCTACCATAACGGCTGAAACAGGGCAAATAGCATTAGGTAGTTTAGGTGGTGCAGGATTAGTTAGTTTAGTACCAACTACTCAAGGCTACAAATTGGAGTATGAGCAGGGACAAAGTTTTGCTGATATTCAACTAGCGCAAAAGTCGCTCTTAGATGTGAGTGGGTTCAACTCTGGTGCAGTTCAACTTCAGGGCAAAAATATCAACTTTACTGATGGTTCGTTGATTTTCTCCAAAAATTATGGCAGTCTTCCCAGTGGAGATATTCATTTAAAAGCATCAGAAGCGATCGCAATTATTGGCACAACACCCAATGCTAAAATTCGCAGTTGGATTCGCTCGGAAGCCTTGGGGAAGGGAGCCAGCGCCAATATCAGTATCTTCACTCCTCGTTTGACGCTTCAAGAAGGTTCAGGAATAAATACTGTAACTTTTGGATCTGCTAACAGTGGCGACATTCACATAAAAGCGACAGATATGCAAGTATCGGGCTTTTCTAGCCTGAATCCCACTGGTGTCACTTCCATTGCCACTGGCACTTATGGAAAAGGAACAGCTGGTAATCTTTTAGTGGAGGGGAATAATTTACTAGTTTCTGAGGGAGCTTCTTTATCTTCGGTGACATTTGGTCGAGGCTCCAGCGGTCAGGTGATAATTCGTAATCAAAATACCACAGTCATGGGCGAAAGCCCTTCTGGGCTTTATAGCAATATTAGTCTAACTAGCTTTGCAACTGGAAATACTCAAGATTTGATATTAGATACTGGCAAGTTACAAATATTGAATGGTGGAGCAATTGGTTCATCTGCATTCTTTCAAGGTAATGGGGGAAATGTACA
This window of the Nostoc sp. HK-01 genome carries:
- a CDS encoding filamentous hemagglutinin-like protein, which encodes MKLTFVGFYFLGAICISAIYNNCVQAQVIPDNTLNTAVSGSSNYTIINGTRVGNNLFHSFSQFSIPTGDSVLFNNSTTVENIFTRVTGGSVSNIDGTISANGSANLFLLNPAGILFGANAKLNIGGSFVGTSANSIVFADRLKFSATDTTSPALLTMSAPVGLQLGSNPGAITVQGAGHNANFSASSSISGLNLGTRGLQLQSGKTLALVGGNIALNGGLLSAPGGQIELGSVSNANVVLNSTSQGFTLSYPNTASFGNITLTQRALASTRDLSRGNGGSVNIQGKQVSIRDGSLVLVQNRSNQAAGNIVVNATESLDIIGKSPNFASSSSLVNDTVSSAAAGHIIVNTPKLNIDQGGYIINRTFSAASGGKIIINSDAVDVNGFALGDPSPFRAVSQILTASFGKGKGGDISITTQDLSISAGANIAARPYSSGKGGDVNITADTILVTGEGTPKGSYFSLLSAATFGVGDAGNLDIKTRKLSVQAGGRVSASSIILGNAGSLTINASESIDVSGMKPGETPSYIGSAVLPVGAFSKISRANAGNTTINAPLVTVSDGATIFVQNTGSGTAGNLQINANTLTLKNGGNLLASTKAGEGGNINLQLRDLLLMRYGGFVSAEADGSGNGGNISINAPVIVGLENSDIIANAVQGKGGNIIITTQGIIGLQFRDTLTPREDLTNDITASSAFNVNGTVEINNIGVDPNSGLVKLPANVTDPSQQIASGCSANPSSSFVATGRGGIPQNPTQEIRSDRAWSDVRDISAFNKTQQVQAQTPKSPETLVQATSWHRNTQGKIELIAAKSSTNVQPSLSCAAVPKS
- a CDS encoding surface antigen variable number, translating into MRGYLSVKTELIINYTHRHIQICQPRIIPLKPLTFSFVIAAVLCNYHQAIAQTSNPQTLPSGRIEEISVPSLPSDALPQPSDQEPLLPPVQLPGEATPTEDDSNAKFRVDRIEVVGSTVFKPEDFAPITAPFVGREVTFADLLQVKEAISKFYTDKGYVTTGALISPQTVDAGVIKIQVVEGSLQEIQIVGNRRLNSNYIRDRIRIGAGKPLNVPRLLEKLQQLRLDPRIKNISAELQTGTTPGTNILRVEVQEADTFTATVTLDNGRSPSVGSFRRGIDVQEANLLGLGDTLSVGYTNTDGSNTIAASYTLPVNAYNGALSFSVNQGWNNVIEKPFSVLDIQSNSTAYEFGFRQPLLQKPTQELAVGVSFSRQESQTKIGLDNIGGFPLSPGADDNGKTNISALRFTQEYTQRSSRQVFAARSQFSLGVDWFGANVSNEAPDSRFFSWRGQAQWVQQFAPDTLFLTRGDLQIAADTLVPLEQFGLGGQLSVRGYRQDTLLTDNGILFSSEFRFPIVRANKIQGVLQLAPFIDVGKGWNTKGNNPSSSTLVGAGLGLLWKQGNNFSARLDWGIPLISVDGAKETLQENGLYFSMQYSPF